From Prosthecochloris marina, a single genomic window includes:
- a CDS encoding DUF7000 family protein, whose product MHSIRKDMQEFHEQLRNGAIQRAYRALLSYMMELRIHFKNKYPDSSVSALYQGYMDMTYFAVSPPSLKQRDLKIAIVFNYEAFRFEAWLSGRNRDVNRKYWETFKDRKWPAYRVVTPAKGVDSIVECDLAQGFDLSDSDALTASIETGTNTFIKDIEGILT is encoded by the coding sequence ATGCACTCAATACGAAAAGATATGCAAGAATTCCATGAACAACTCAGGAATGGAGCTATACAACGGGCCTACAGAGCATTGCTTTCTTACATGATGGAGTTGCGAATACATTTCAAGAACAAGTACCCGGATTCTTCCGTATCCGCCCTATATCAAGGATACATGGATATGACGTACTTTGCCGTTTCCCCACCGTCACTCAAGCAGCGTGACTTGAAGATTGCAATTGTCTTCAACTATGAAGCTTTCCGTTTTGAAGCTTGGCTCTCGGGTAGAAACAGGGATGTCAATCGGAAATACTGGGAGACGTTCAAAGACCGAAAATGGCCCGCATACCGCGTTGTCACACCTGCCAAAGGTGTGGATTCGATTGTTGAGTGCGATCTCGCCCAAGGTTTTGACCTCAGTGACTCGGATGCCTTAACGGCAAGCATCGAGACTGGTACGAATACGTTCATCAAAGACATTGAGGGGATTCTTACCTGA
- a CDS encoding arsenate reductase ArsC → MDKKQKVLFLCTGNSARSQMAEGLLRDMAGDRFEPLSAGMEARDEIHPVAVQVMQEVDIDISGQHPKGLEEYLGKTFIHYLIVVCSKANETCPRIWPGLLSEENRFYWPFDDPAEATGTDEEKLDVFRRVRDEIREKLVEWIKDH, encoded by the coding sequence ATGGACAAAAAACAAAAAGTGCTTTTCCTCTGTACCGGCAACTCCGCTCGCAGCCAGATGGCAGAAGGATTATTACGCGATATGGCCGGTGACCGGTTCGAACCGCTCAGCGCCGGCATGGAAGCCCGGGACGAGATTCATCCCGTGGCGGTACAGGTCATGCAAGAGGTCGATATAGACATAAGCGGCCAGCACCCTAAAGGCCTGGAGGAATATCTCGGCAAAACATTCATCCACTATCTCATCGTAGTGTGCAGTAAAGCAAACGAAACCTGCCCGAGAATCTGGCCCGGACTCCTTAGTGAGGAAAACCGCTTCTACTGGCCGTTCGACGATCCAGCCGAAGCAACAGGAACAGATGAAGAAAAACTCGATGTTTTCAGGCGAGTTCGCGATGAGATCAGGGAAAAACTTGTTGAATGGATCAAGGATCATTGA
- a CDS encoding thioredoxin family protein: protein MKKHIKVLGSGCATCKQLESLVREVVVESGIEATVEKVEDIQQIMSYNVLSTPVLVVDEVVKCSGRIPSREEIEGYL from the coding sequence ATGAAAAAACACATTAAAGTACTTGGTTCTGGTTGTGCGACCTGTAAGCAGCTTGAGTCGCTTGTCCGTGAGGTTGTCGTCGAGTCAGGCATTGAGGCGACAGTTGAAAAAGTTGAGGATATTCAGCAGATCATGTCCTACAACGTTCTTTCAACTCCCGTTCTTGTTGTTGACGAGGTGGTCAAATGTTCGGGGCGTATACCCTCACGAGAAGAGATCGAGGGGTACCTCTAA
- a CDS encoding ArsR/SmtB family transcription factor, producing MRRTDKHIDYSEEELEMAQFAKALGHPVRIKILMLLESQSCCFTGEMTAMIPLAQSTVSQHLKALHEVGLIQGEISPPRVKYCINRKNWAKARNLFGKFFAEKRAVSP from the coding sequence ATGCGGAGGACGGACAAACACATAGATTACAGTGAAGAAGAGCTGGAAATGGCGCAATTTGCCAAAGCGCTCGGGCATCCTGTCAGAATAAAAATACTGATGCTGCTCGAGAGCCAATCCTGTTGTTTTACCGGTGAGATGACTGCCATGATTCCTCTGGCCCAGTCTACGGTTTCCCAGCATCTCAAGGCGCTCCATGAAGTGGGGCTCATTCAGGGTGAGATCAGTCCGCCAAGGGTGAAATATTGCATCAACAGGAAAAATTGGGCAAAAGCGCGGAATCTGTTCGGAAAGTTTTTTGCTGAAAAGAGAGCAGTCTCGCCTTGA
- a CDS encoding SPL family radical SAM protein, with translation MKISVCSNRPILSSCGLKDLDYQVDTYVGCEHYCYYCYALAQAETDWSKEILVHKDIVKQLSGEIDKVSPQPIYMGYHTDPYQPCEVQYRQTRKVLELLKEKGFSASILTKSDLVVRDIDILKEMKSAVVSVSVAFNDNRIRKLFEANTIATEKRIEALRQLKKAGVKTGALICPVIPYITDTFHLIDMVEPYTEVIWIYGLSINDRSGQNWLNVRKILSSHFPDLVEQIEPTLFSKDHMYWRQLGDGLRALKQNRQLDLEIHL, from the coding sequence ATGAAAATATCTGTCTGTTCAAACCGGCCAATTCTTTCATCATGCGGTTTGAAAGACCTGGACTATCAGGTCGATACCTACGTTGGGTGTGAACATTACTGTTATTACTGCTATGCTCTTGCTCAAGCTGAAACTGACTGGTCAAAGGAAATCCTCGTACACAAAGATATCGTCAAGCAATTGAGCGGAGAAATTGACAAGGTATCACCTCAGCCAATTTATATGGGCTACCATACTGATCCTTACCAACCCTGCGAGGTTCAATATCGCCAAACCAGAAAGGTCTTGGAGTTACTCAAAGAAAAGGGGTTTTCAGCAAGTATTCTTACCAAGTCTGATCTGGTTGTTCGTGATATTGATATTCTAAAGGAAATGAAAAGCGCCGTTGTCAGTGTTTCGGTGGCATTTAATGATAACCGAATACGCAAGCTCTTTGAAGCGAATACCATAGCCACCGAGAAAAGAATCGAAGCTCTCCGTCAACTAAAAAAGGCAGGTGTAAAAACAGGAGCCCTAATCTGTCCGGTTATTCCTTACATAACGGATACATTTCACTTGATTGATATGGTGGAACCATATACTGAAGTGATCTGGATATACGGGCTTAGTATAAATGATCGTTCAGGTCAAAATTGGCTGAATGTTCGAAAGATTTTAAGCAGTCATTTTCCTGATTTGGTAGAGCAGATTGAACCAACATTATTCTCAAAAGACCATATGTATTGGAGACAGCTTGGAGATGGCTTGAGAGCGCTAAAACAGAATCGGCAATTGGATTTGGAAATTCATTTGTAG
- a CDS encoding GNAT family N-acetyltransferase, which produces MNHSITSKQLLIRRFERDDAEDFVSFMTDPESTRFLTFGEEQKSREGVKELLDVTIASYDSEAPLMAFAVEHQESRQFIGFCGLTPREEGTVEIMYAVMPNERGKRYATEIAATLAKYAVNQLGYRQVIAPVSPEHEVSKTVALKAGFRDHGISQNPGSSEIVHLFVFDGNS; this is translated from the coding sequence ATGAATCATTCTATTACTTCAAAGCAACTACTGATTCGTCGATTTGAGCGAGACGATGCCGAAGATTTTGTCAGCTTCATGACAGATCCTGAATCCACCAGGTTTCTGACTTTCGGCGAAGAGCAGAAAAGCCGCGAAGGAGTCAAAGAACTTCTCGATGTCACCATAGCGTCCTACGATTCCGAAGCACCACTGATGGCTTTCGCAGTCGAACATCAGGAAAGCAGGCAGTTTATCGGGTTCTGCGGTTTGACTCCACGTGAGGAAGGTACGGTGGAAATCATGTATGCAGTGATGCCAAATGAACGTGGAAAAAGATATGCAACCGAGATCGCGGCAACGTTAGCGAAGTATGCCGTCAATCAACTCGGTTATCGGCAAGTGATAGCGCCGGTCTCTCCTGAGCACGAAGTTTCGAAAACTGTAGCGTTGAAGGCTGGTTTCAGAGACCATGGAATCAGTCAAAACCCTGGTTCTTCAGAGATTGTGCACCTGTTCGTATTTGACGGGAATAGTTGA
- a CDS encoding addiction module protein yields MTIKEIEKKTLALNALDKIHLVEKLLSSLDKPDPEIEQAWIKEAEERFAAYEKGELKAIPLEKVLRDIKRK; encoded by the coding sequence ATGACTATAAAAGAAATAGAGAAGAAAACTTTGGCCCTTAATGCTTTGGACAAAATCCATTTGGTTGAGAAGCTTCTCTCCAGCCTGGATAAGCCCGATCCGGAAATCGAGCAGGCCTGGATAAAGGAAGCCGAAGAACGGTTTGCCGCCTATGAAAAAGGTGAACTGAAAGCTATCCCTCTTGAGAAGGTGCTGAGAGACATTAAACGCAAATGA
- a CDS encoding permease: protein MWLRYAVVSVGLLSLYNNLELLAELIIGILGLSRDNHFGEAFYFFIYEVPKVLLLLVGVVFVMGIVHTFVSPEKTRSLLSGKATGVGNVMAAGLGVVTPFCSCSAVPLFIGFLQAGVPLGVTFSFLIAAPMVNEVALALLFGMFGWKIALTYMTMGLGIAIMAGMVIGKLGLENQLEEWVRKMLNSTVAANAKGSDISWPERFGEGLDHVRSIVGKVWLYIVVGVGVGAGIHGYVPENFMAELMGESAWWSVPAAVLLGVPMYSNAAGILPVVQALLGKGAALGTAMAFMMSVIALSAPEMIILRKVLKPRLIAVFAGVVAAGIVLVGYVFNLVL, encoded by the coding sequence ATGTGGCTGAGGTATGCCGTTGTTTCTGTGGGTTTGTTGTCTCTGTACAACAATCTCGAGTTGTTGGCTGAACTCATAATCGGGATTCTGGGATTAAGCCGTGACAATCATTTTGGCGAGGCGTTCTACTTTTTTATCTATGAGGTGCCGAAAGTGTTGCTCCTGCTTGTTGGGGTTGTTTTTGTCATGGGTATTGTGCACACCTTTGTCTCTCCTGAAAAGACAAGGTCGCTACTTTCCGGTAAAGCGACTGGGGTGGGCAATGTTATGGCGGCGGGGCTCGGTGTTGTGACGCCGTTCTGCTCATGTTCTGCAGTGCCTCTTTTTATCGGTTTCCTGCAGGCGGGCGTTCCGCTTGGGGTGACGTTTTCATTTCTGATTGCGGCACCGATGGTCAATGAGGTGGCGCTTGCCTTGCTGTTCGGGATGTTCGGCTGGAAAATTGCCCTGACTTATATGACCATGGGGCTTGGCATTGCGATTATGGCCGGGATGGTTATCGGGAAACTCGGTTTGGAAAATCAACTTGAAGAGTGGGTCAGGAAGATGTTGAACAGCACTGTTGCAGCGAATGCAAAGGGATCGGATATTTCCTGGCCTGAACGATTCGGTGAGGGTCTCGATCATGTTCGATCGATCGTCGGAAAAGTCTGGCTTTATATTGTCGTGGGAGTAGGTGTCGGCGCCGGCATCCACGGGTATGTACCCGAAAACTTCATGGCTGAACTGATGGGTGAAAGCGCATGGTGGTCAGTACCTGCCGCGGTGCTGCTGGGTGTTCCCATGTACTCGAATGCTGCAGGTATCCTGCCTGTTGTGCAGGCGCTTTTGGGCAAAGGAGCTGCGCTTGGAACTGCCATGGCGTTCATGATGAGTGTCATCGCTTTATCGGCTCCTGAAATGATTATCTTGCGCAAAGTCCTCAAGCCACGTTTGATTGCGGTTTTTGCGGGTGTTGTCGCTGCAGGGATCGTGCTGGTGGGGTATGTGTTTAATCTGGTGCTTTAG
- a CDS encoding type II toxin-antitoxin system RelE/ParE family toxin has product MNVYFSALAQKELQEAVSYYDEISPVLGDELLREVEQAKSNILSFPFAWSSAGKEQRKYVLPRFPYLIIYKVYCDRVVVAAFAHQHRLPEDYINRK; this is encoded by the coding sequence ATGAATGTATACTTTTCCGCTCTCGCTCAAAAGGAATTACAGGAAGCAGTTTCTTATTACGACGAAATATCCCCTGTATTAGGTGATGAACTTTTGCGAGAAGTTGAGCAGGCCAAGAGCAACATCCTTTCGTTTCCTTTTGCATGGTCATCTGCCGGAAAAGAACAGCGAAAATATGTGCTCCCACGGTTTCCTTATCTGATCATATATAAAGTCTATTGTGACCGCGTTGTTGTTGCTGCTTTCGCTCATCAACACCGACTTCCAGAGGATTACATCAATAGAAAATAA
- the katG gene encoding catalase/peroxidase HPI, whose protein sequence is MNEQSKCPVTGMSDKQIAGSGTSNRDWWPNQLNLDMLHQHSSLGNPLDEAFRYPEAFKTLDLAAVKQDLYALMTDSQEWWPADYGHYGGLFIRMAWHSAGTYRTGDGRGGGGTGNQRFAPLNSWPDNANLDKARRLLWPIKQKYGRKLSWADLMILAGNCALESMGFKTFGFGGGRVDIWEPEEDIYWGKEVEWLGNTRYSGERDLENPLAAVQMGLIYVNPEGPDGKPDPIAAGKDIRETFARMAMNDEETVALVAGGHTFGKCHGVGDPKLLGPEPEAAGIEEQGLGWKSDYGSGKGDETMTSGLEGAWTPDPIHWDMGYLGMLFKYEWELTKSPAGAWQWKPKDVAEEDLAPAAHDPSKRVPTMMTTADLAMRMDPIYGPISQRFYEHPDQFADAFARAWFKLTHRDMGPKSRYLGAEVPAEDLIWQDPVPAVDHELIGEGEITELKKRLLASGLTISELVTTAWASASTFRGSDKRGGANGARIRLAPQKDWKVNQPEQLQRVLQKLEEIHDVFNGEQSGGKKVSLADLIVLGGCAGIEEAARLSGNDVTVPFTPGRTDALQEQTDADSFSVLEPLADGFRNYMKKKYSVSAEEMLVDRAQLLTLTAPEMTVLVGGLRVLNVNFEQSQQGVFTKRPEKLTNDFFVNLLDMGTEWKPVSKEHETFEGRDRKTGEPRWTATRADLIFGSNSRLRTISEVYGSDDAQEKFVHDFVAAWNKVMNLDRFDLC, encoded by the coding sequence ATGAATGAACAAAGTAAATGCCCGGTTACGGGCATGTCAGACAAACAGATAGCCGGAAGTGGCACATCGAATCGGGACTGGTGGCCGAACCAGCTCAATCTCGATATGCTTCATCAGCACTCTTCCCTGGGTAATCCCCTGGATGAAGCGTTCAGGTACCCCGAAGCGTTCAAAACACTTGACCTTGCAGCCGTCAAACAAGACCTCTATGCACTGATGACCGATTCGCAGGAGTGGTGGCCCGCTGACTATGGTCATTATGGCGGGCTATTCATCCGCATGGCGTGGCACAGCGCGGGCACTTATCGAACCGGCGACGGGCGCGGCGGGGGAGGCACCGGCAATCAGCGCTTCGCACCGCTCAATAGCTGGCCCGACAACGCGAACCTCGATAAGGCGCGCCGACTGCTCTGGCCGATAAAGCAGAAGTATGGACGGAAACTATCCTGGGCTGACCTCATGATCCTTGCGGGCAACTGTGCGCTGGAGTCGATGGGGTTCAAAACCTTCGGGTTCGGCGGTGGACGTGTGGACATTTGGGAACCTGAAGAGGATATTTACTGGGGCAAAGAGGTCGAGTGGCTCGGCAACACTCGCTATAGCGGGGAACGAGACCTTGAAAATCCCTTGGCTGCAGTGCAGATGGGGCTGATCTACGTCAATCCCGAAGGGCCCGACGGCAAACCGGATCCCATTGCTGCCGGCAAGGACATTCGCGAAACCTTCGCACGCATGGCCATGAATGACGAGGAGACCGTGGCACTCGTGGCCGGTGGTCACACCTTCGGCAAATGTCACGGCGTCGGTGACCCGAAGCTGTTAGGCCCCGAACCCGAGGCCGCCGGAATAGAGGAACAAGGGCTCGGCTGGAAAAGCGACTACGGCAGCGGCAAGGGGGACGAGACCATGACCAGCGGACTGGAGGGGGCATGGACACCCGACCCGATTCATTGGGATATGGGTTATCTCGGCATGCTCTTCAAATACGAGTGGGAACTGACGAAAAGCCCCGCGGGAGCATGGCAATGGAAGCCGAAAGATGTGGCCGAAGAGGATCTCGCACCGGCCGCCCACGATCCATCGAAACGTGTTCCGACCATGATGACCACCGCAGACCTGGCGATGCGCATGGATCCGATCTACGGGCCGATTTCACAGCGATTCTACGAGCATCCGGACCAGTTCGCGGACGCCTTCGCCCGGGCGTGGTTCAAACTGACACACCGTGACATGGGCCCGAAATCACGCTATCTCGGCGCGGAAGTCCCTGCGGAGGATTTGATCTGGCAAGACCCGGTTCCCGCTGTCGATCATGAGCTGATCGGCGAAGGGGAGATCACGGAGCTCAAGAAACGGCTCCTTGCCTCCGGCCTGACAATTTCAGAACTGGTCACAACGGCTTGGGCTTCAGCTTCGACGTTCCGCGGTTCCGACAAGCGCGGTGGGGCAAACGGCGCGCGCATCCGGCTCGCTCCGCAGAAAGACTGGAAAGTCAATCAGCCCGAGCAACTGCAACGGGTGCTGCAGAAACTCGAGGAAATCCATGATGTCTTCAACGGAGAACAGTCTGGCGGCAAGAAAGTTTCGCTCGCCGACTTGATCGTGCTGGGAGGGTGCGCAGGCATCGAAGAAGCTGCCAGACTTAGCGGTAACGATGTGACCGTTCCCTTCACACCGGGCCGCACGGATGCCTTGCAGGAGCAGACCGACGCGGACTCGTTCTCGGTTCTCGAACCATTGGCTGACGGGTTCCGCAATTACATGAAAAAGAAATACAGCGTCTCCGCAGAGGAAATGCTCGTCGACCGCGCTCAGTTGCTGACACTCACGGCACCGGAGATGACCGTGCTCGTCGGCGGCCTGCGGGTGCTGAACGTCAATTTCGAACAATCACAGCAAGGTGTCTTCACCAAACGGCCGGAAAAACTCACCAATGATTTCTTCGTCAACCTGCTTGACATGGGCACGGAGTGGAAACCTGTCTCGAAAGAGCATGAGACGTTCGAGGGCCGTGACCGCAAAACCGGTGAACCAAGGTGGACTGCCACCCGTGCCGATCTCATTTTCGGCTCGAACTCCCGGCTCCGCACTATTTCGGAAGTCTACGGAAGCGACGACGCACAGGAAAAGTTCGTGCATGACTTCGTGGCCGCATGGAACAAGGTCATGAACCTCGACCGCTTCGACCTCTGCTAA
- a CDS encoding alpha/beta fold hydrolase, with protein MHKKRSLLRKIFLWVSATLLALLLTIIGLGFWLSPGELNFDSPYHPFKTEQAKEEYLKLYDERAKKWPVISTTKMVNTSYGQTFVRISGPDRAAPLVLMHGAGGNSLQWMPNVESLSKHYRVYTVDNVYDNGRSIPVKIMADANDYVSWLNELFDALGFHDRVNMVGLSYGGWITAQYALKFPNRLDKIVLLAPVGTVVQLSPEWIVRAISVAIPLKFFSRNFVYWLAEDAVHSGKKSRALIEEHVDETFMAVRSFKPKRMVNPCVLTDEELQSIRIPTLFMVGENEKIYSPHEVLERLNRVAPQIQTKLIMNAGHDLTIVQAETVNSLITEFLNQSQGIP; from the coding sequence ATGCATAAAAAAAGATCTCTGTTAAGGAAAATATTTCTCTGGGTTAGTGCAACTTTACTGGCTCTTTTACTGACTATTATCGGTTTAGGGTTTTGGCTGTCTCCAGGGGAGCTTAATTTTGATTCTCCATATCATCCATTCAAAACAGAGCAAGCAAAAGAGGAATATTTAAAGCTATATGACGAGAGAGCAAAGAAATGGCCCGTTATATCAACAACTAAAATGGTAAATACATCTTATGGTCAAACGTTTGTAAGAATCAGTGGCCCAGATAGAGCCGCTCCATTAGTTTTGATGCATGGTGCAGGTGGTAACTCTCTGCAGTGGATGCCTAATGTTGAATCACTATCGAAACATTACAGAGTCTATACAGTCGACAATGTGTATGATAATGGCCGAAGCATTCCTGTCAAAATCATGGCAGATGCCAATGATTATGTAAGTTGGCTAAATGAGCTTTTTGATGCATTAGGATTCCACGATCGGGTCAATATGGTGGGTTTATCTTACGGCGGATGGATAACAGCCCAATATGCACTAAAATTCCCTAACCGTCTCGATAAAATTGTTTTATTGGCGCCAGTCGGTACGGTTGTGCAACTGTCACCAGAGTGGATCGTCCGGGCAATTTCTGTTGCTATACCTCTTAAGTTCTTTTCTCGAAATTTCGTTTACTGGTTAGCAGAAGACGCTGTTCACTCTGGTAAAAAAAGTCGAGCCTTAATCGAAGAACACGTTGATGAAACATTTATGGCTGTGCGGAGTTTTAAACCAAAACGGATGGTAAATCCCTGCGTATTGACTGATGAAGAATTGCAGAGTATCAGAATACCCACTCTATTTATGGTTGGTGAAAACGAAAAGATATATTCACCTCATGAAGTTCTTGAACGGTTGAACAGGGTGGCTCCGCAAATTCAAACCAAACTGATTATGAACGCGGGGCATGATTTAACGATAGTGCAGGCAGAGACGGTTAACAGCTTGATAACAGAGTTCCTAAATCAATCGCAAGGAATTCCATGA
- a CDS encoding Fur family transcriptional regulator, which yields MKQKLSAKHYRNSRQRERILEVLRSTECHPTATWLYDKLKPEFPKLSLGTVYRNLAILIDQGLAQKIDAGSTFDRFEAKTKPHYHLICRKCGKIVDFEAYLFPEIDEQIQHSTDFDIAGHRIDFFGTCPECKEKS from the coding sequence GTGAAGCAGAAACTTTCGGCAAAGCATTACCGAAACAGCCGGCAGAGGGAACGTATTCTGGAAGTTCTTCGCTCTACCGAATGCCACCCAACAGCCACGTGGCTGTACGATAAGCTCAAGCCGGAGTTTCCCAAACTAAGCCTTGGTACGGTCTATAGAAATCTCGCGATTCTTATCGACCAGGGCCTTGCACAGAAAATAGACGCCGGCAGCACCTTTGACCGGTTCGAGGCCAAAACCAAACCGCATTACCACCTTATCTGCCGAAAATGCGGCAAAATCGTTGATTTCGAAGCGTATCTGTTTCCTGAAATCGACGAGCAAATCCAGCATTCGACAGATTTCGATATTGCAGGGCATCGGATAGACTTTTTCGGAACCTGCCCTGAATGCAAAGAAAAAAGCTGA
- a CDS encoding CheR family methyltransferase, with product MDRSDLFDYSDGRKFAGRSAEQVFTEIEKANIWKADGSVSGIGSTLLQTKTIIEEVPKIIKSLKITSIFDVPCGDFNWFQRIDLSDNVYLGGDIVHSIISGNNQKHRSNNISFVHFNLLEDVQRPMDLVFCRDCLVHFSISDIHKALINILRSGSRFFMTTTFPEEKTNKDIVTGGWRPVNFQKTPFNFPEPKIILNENCTEMDGVFRDKSLGLWDVKELTQLRIEV from the coding sequence ATGGATCGTTCAGACCTATTTGACTATTCGGACGGAAGAAAGTTTGCGGGAAGATCTGCTGAACAAGTATTTACTGAAATTGAGAAGGCAAATATTTGGAAAGCCGACGGGTCAGTCTCTGGCATCGGCTCAACATTGCTGCAAACAAAAACAATAATTGAAGAAGTCCCTAAAATCATCAAGAGCCTGAAGATAACCTCCATCTTTGATGTCCCTTGCGGTGACTTTAACTGGTTTCAGAGAATTGATCTTTCTGATAACGTTTATTTAGGAGGGGATATTGTCCATTCGATCATCTCCGGTAACAATCAGAAGCATAGAAGCAACAACATATCTTTTGTTCATTTCAATCTACTTGAAGATGTTCAAAGACCTATGGATTTGGTTTTCTGCCGCGACTGTTTGGTGCACTTTTCGATATCTGATATTCATAAAGCACTAATCAATATTCTACGAAGCGGCTCTAGGTTCTTTATGACAACGACATTTCCTGAAGAAAAAACAAACAAGGACATCGTTACAGGTGGCTGGCGTCCTGTGAATTTTCAGAAGACGCCGTTCAATTTTCCGGAACCTAAGATAATTCTTAATGAGAATTGCACAGAAATGGATGGTGTTTTTAGAGACAAGTCACTGGGTCTTTGGGATGTGAAAGAGCTTACGCAATTGAGAATTGAGGTATAA
- a CDS encoding ATP-binding protein, with the protein MLIERQQKALLEKRLDAEPRRFIQVIHGPRQVGKTTLAQQFMQATKQTTHFTTADNVSVGQSAWISQQWEATRIALRRSPRKEAILIIDEIQKISNWSETVKREWDNDSANNLNLKVVLLGSSRLLLQEGLSESLAGRFETIYLGHWSYSEMKQAFGLTPEEYVWFGGYPGAAALIGDEERWSRYIKDSLIESSISRDILMLNRVDKPALMKRLFELGCHYSGQILSYTKIMGQLQDAGNTTTLAHYLQLLDTAGLLGGLEKYSPEIVRRRASSPKFQVHNTALISAQQESTFNDIVEKPAEWGRWVESAIGAHLLNHSLSTGYQLNYWRHGNHEVDFILVHKSKVIGLEVKSGSTRYTSGIEAFKQRYNPEKVLLVGNSGIPWQDFLAIDPAELFL; encoded by the coding sequence GTGCTTATAGAAAGACAGCAAAAAGCCCTTCTTGAAAAGCGCCTGGATGCAGAACCGCGCCGGTTTATCCAGGTCATTCATGGACCCCGGCAGGTGGGTAAAACAACGCTTGCCCAGCAATTCATGCAAGCGACAAAACAAACCACTCATTTTACCACGGCAGACAATGTTTCTGTAGGACAGTCGGCATGGATTTCTCAACAGTGGGAAGCTACTCGAATCGCACTACGACGGTCTCCGCGGAAAGAGGCGATCCTGATTATCGATGAAATACAGAAAATCAGCAACTGGAGTGAAACCGTTAAGCGGGAGTGGGACAACGACAGTGCAAACAACCTCAACCTGAAAGTGGTTTTGCTCGGATCATCGAGGCTCCTGCTCCAGGAAGGACTGAGCGAATCGCTTGCCGGGCGCTTTGAAACAATCTATCTCGGACACTGGTCATATTCGGAGATGAAACAGGCGTTCGGTTTGACACCCGAAGAGTATGTCTGGTTCGGGGGATACCCTGGAGCAGCAGCCCTGATCGGCGATGAAGAACGGTGGTCTCGCTACATAAAGGACTCACTGATAGAAAGCAGTATTTCAAGGGATATCCTCATGCTCAACCGTGTCGACAAACCAGCCTTGATGAAACGATTGTTCGAGCTCGGGTGCCATTATTCAGGCCAGATACTGTCCTACACTAAAATCATGGGACAGCTTCAGGACGCAGGAAACACGACAACCCTTGCGCACTATCTGCAACTTCTCGATACAGCAGGACTCCTCGGCGGACTTGAAAAATACAGTCCGGAAATTGTTCGGAGAAGAGCTTCGAGCCCTAAGTTCCAGGTCCATAATACAGCCTTGATCAGTGCCCAGCAGGAGAGCACTTTCAATGATATTGTCGAAAAACCCGCCGAATGGGGACGCTGGGTAGAATCTGCAATCGGAGCCCATTTGCTCAATCATTCGTTATCCACGGGATACCAGCTCAACTACTGGCGACACGGTAACCATGAGGTCGATTTTATTCTCGTGCATAAGAGCAAGGTCATTGGCCTCGAGGTAAAGTCAGGTAGTACCCGATACACATCCGGTATCGAGGCTTTCAAACAGCGGTACAATCCTGAAAAAGTCCTCCTGGTCGGCAACTCCGGAATCCCGTGGCAGGATTTCCTTGCAATCGATCCAGCCGAACTGTTCCTGTAA